The Acidobacteriota bacterium genomic interval CGTTGTTGAATCTTGGAAATGTGTATCGGGTCAAGGGAAACTTTGCCAGAGCCGAGGCCCACCTCACCCGTGCGCTGGCAATCGTCAAAACCACCTTGGGGCCAGATCACCCACAACGGGCAAACTGTCTCAGCAAACTGGCGTTGATGTCTTTAGGCCGTAATCAGGTAGGGGAGGCCATTCGCTATCAGGCGCAATGCGGTGAAATTCGCGAACGGGACCTGCTCAGGAACCTGGTCACCGGTTCTGAAAGCCAAAAGATATCGTACTTGAAACTCACCCAAAATGAGGTAGATACCGCCCTCTCACTCAACCAGCAGTTTGCCCCAAAGAGTTCCGAAGCAGCACAATCGGCACTGACGATGCTGCTTCGCCGCAAAGGACGGGCGCTCGATGCCGCAACCAATGCGATAGAGATTGTTCGTCAGCGTGCCACCCCCGAAGACCGGAAAATTCTGGATGAGTTGTTTCGGCTGCGATCACAAATTTCGGTTTTAACACTCCGGGGGCCAGGCAAAGACTCAAGTCAACGGTATCTGGCAACCTTAAAAGCGCTCAATGAACAGGCTGAACAGCTTGAAGCCCAGATCAGCGCCCGCAGTGTTGAGTTTAAAGTCCAAACCACACCGATTACTTTAGAGTCCATTCAGAAGTTGATTCCAGCCGATGCCGCACTGGTCGAATTTGCTCTCTACCACCCCTATGACCCAAAGACGGACACGTTTAACCCGCCGCATTATGCTGTCTATGTGCTGAAAAACCAGGGTTCAGGGACAGGAAACCAGGGTTCAGGGTTCAGGGTTCAGGGTTCAGGGCCAGAAACCCAGGGTTCAGGGTTCAGGGTTCAAGGTTCAGGGCTTGATTCAACAAAAAATCAGTACTCTCAAATTCAGCATCTTCAACCTGTGGCCAATCACAAGGACCAAGATCAACGGAATAAAACTGAAAACCCGGAACCCGGAACCCGGAACCCGGAACCCGGCTTTTCAAACCCGGAACCTGGAACCCTGCTCTGGGCCGATCTGGGGGAAGCCAGTGAAATCGAACCGGTCATCAAGGCTTTTCGACAGGAACTTCAGTCAGTTACCGCCGACCCTGGGCGGCGGCTGGTTTTAGGTTCTGGACAATCATCAAAAAAGCCCAGACTCAAAGAACTGGGACGAAAGCTGGAGAAGCTTATTTTTCAGCCGGTTCGCCATCTGTTGGGGGCAAAAACTCGGGTTCTGTTGTCGCCGGATGGCAGCCTCAATTTAATCCCGTTTGATGCCCTTGTTGATGAGCAGGGAAAATATCTGGTCGAGCGCTATGAATTTTCATATTTGACCAGTGGCCGGGATTTGCTGAGACTTCAATCACACATTCCCAGCGAACAACCTCCGTTAATTATTGCCAATCCAGACTATGCAAAAGGAAAAGGGCCGGCATTATTTGGACTCCAATTTGAGCCCCTTACCCGTCTGGAAGGAACTGAACGAGAGGCTCAACAACTCAAGGCAACGTTTCCTCAATCCGTGGTTTACCTTGATCGCCAGGCCACCAAATCAGTCTTGACCCTGACGCACCGCCCGTTGTTTTTACACATCAGTACCCATGGTGCCTTCCTGGAAGATCAGGCGACAGGACCAGATCTGGTCAACGATCAAATACGGCTTCTGGAGCGGACTGATGAGTCACGCGGGTTGGTACTGCAATCCTTCAGTCAGACCAATCCATTGCTCAGGTCGTGTCTCTTTTTTGCTGGGGCAAACCAGCCAACCACAAAGACCAATAACGGGGTATTAACCGCGCTCGAAGTGGCTGGGCTTGATTTGTGGGGGACCCGGCTGGTGGTACTTTCGGCCTGTGACAGTGGATTGGGAGACATCAAAACCAGAGATGGCGTATACGGTTTGCGTCGGGCGCTGGTCCTGGCCGGTGCCGAAAGTCAGTTGGTCAGCCTGTGGCCAGTTTCGGATGCTGGTACTCAGGAATTAATGAGCCGGTATTATCAGCTTTTGAAAACCGGAGTTGGGCGTTCTGCCGCACTTCGGCAGGTCCGGTTGGAACTACTGAAAAACCCGGTGCGACGACATCCCTACTACTGGGCCAGCTTTATCCTTTCGGGTGACTGGAAACCGCTTTAGGTATGAAGAATGAAGAAACCATTTAGTGGTTAGTGGTTAGTGGTTAGTGGTTAGAAATCAATACTTTCAAAGTAGAACCAGGAGAGAGTTATGGAAAACAAAATCAAACAACTGGCGGAATGTTCCGTCCCGGAAATCAGTGATGTGGGCGGGAATCAGGTGCAGATTACAACCGATTTGCGTCCGGTCTGGACCGGCGCCAAAGTGTGCGGCCCCGTGTTTACCATCGGCGGGAAAGGTGGCGACAATCTGGCGATGCATCAGGCGCTCTATCACTGCCCACCAGGTTCAGTGATTGTCGGTTCGGTTGACGGAAACACGGCGTTTGGTCACTGGGGCGGCCTGATGGCTGTGGCGGCTAAGGCCAAAGGGATCGCCGGGCTGGTCCTTGATGGGGCGGTGCGGGATGTAGATGAATTTGAAACGCTGGGATTTCCAGTCATTGCCCTTGGAATTAATCCCCGCAAATCAAATAAGGATTTTCGGGGGAAAGTCAATGAATCAATTCAGCTAGCTGGTATTGAAGTTAATCCTGGGGATGTCATTCTGGCTGATATTCACGGAGTTGCAGTTTTTGCTTCTGAAATTCTGGATGGATTGCTCCAAACAGTTGCCACACTGAAAGAACGTGAAGCCGGCATCATCAAACGGCTTGAAGCCGGAGAACGCTTTGCCGACATTTTAGGACTCTCACTGTGAGAACTTAGGGTTCCGGGTTCCGGGTTCCGGGTTCCGGGTTCCGGGTTCCGGGTTTTCGACTGGTTTCATTCAGAAATCTCCTTGTACCATTTTGAAATCATTCAATCGTATTTCACTAAACCCTGAACCCCGAACCCTGAACCCTGAACCCTGAACCCCGAACCCTGAACCCTGAACCCTGAACCCCGAACCCCGAACCCCGAACCCTGAACCCCGAACCCTGAACCCCGAACCCCGAACCCGAAAAGGAGCCCCTGCTACTGTGTCTTCAAAAAAACGTCTGGTTATTTTAGGGACTGGCTTTGCCGCCGTGAGTCTGGTCAAAAAGATCAATCTTCGAGCCTATGATGTAACGATAGTCAGTCCCCGCAATCATTTTCTGTTTACTCCGCTGCTTCCAAGCACCACGGTTGGAACAATTGAATTTCGCAGCATTATCGAACCAATTCGCAAAGTCCGCCGTGGCGTCAAATTTCTTCAAGGGGCCTGTACCCGCGTTGACGACAAAAACCGCATCATTCATTGCAAAAGCGTAGACGATCAGGTCGAGTTTAGTGTCGAGTATGACCAGCTTGTCATTTCAGTCGGTGCTGAAAATAACACCTTCAATATTCCTGGTGTCCGCGAACATGCATTGTTTTTAAAAGAGTTAACTGATGCCCGCAACATCCGCGAACGCATCGTCAGTTGCCTTGAACGGGCCAGCGTTCCCGGCATTAGCAAAAAAGAGCGCGACAAATACCTGCATTTTGTTGTGGTTGGTGGCGGACCAACCGGCATCGAATTTGCCGCTGAACTCCACGACTTGCTCGATGATGATCTCAAGAAAAGCTACCCCGAACTGGTCAATCAGGTCAGAATCACACTGTTTGAAGCCGGCAAATCGGTCTTGAACTCATTTGACGTCACCCTTGGCGATTACACCAAGAAACACTTTAACCGGCAGGGAATCGAACTCCGGCTTGAAACCCCGGTGGCACAGGTCGGGACCGATTTTCTTAAGCTCAAAACCGGTGAGGTGATTCCAACCGGGTTGATTGTCTGGTCCACCGGCTATGGACCAACACCGTTTATCAAGTCGCTGCCGTTTGAAAAAGACCGTTCCGGGCGGATTCTCACCAATGAATTCTTGCAGATTACGGCTGAACCGACGATTTATGCCATGGGTGATTGCGCGACGATTACCGGCATTCAGCTTCCGCAAACCGCTCAACTTGCGATGCAACAGGGCAAATATCTGGCGGAAGCTCTCAATAAAGTTGCCCGTGACAAACAGCCGAAACCGTTTAAATTTGTGAATTTGGGGATGCTGGCTTATATTGGGGAAAGCCAGGCTCTGGCTGAAATCCCAATGGCTGGGGTGCGTGGCAGTGGAATGACGACGTTTCTGTTTTGGCGCTCAGCCTATTTGACAAGACTCGTCAGCCTGAAAAACAAAGTCCTGGTCTTGTTTGACTGGTTCAAAACCTTCATTTTTGGCCGGGATTTGAGCAAATTCTGAGGTTGAGTAAGGAGGGATGGAAATGACGGATGACGAACTGAATCGAAAAATGGAATTTATTATTGAACAACAAGCCCAGTTCACTGTGGATATCCAACTCCTCAAAGAAGCGCAGGCGACTACCAATGCTTCGATAGCCCAACTGACCAAAGATGTGCTGATGCTGGCTGATACTCAATCGCAAATGCAGGAGCAGGCTGAAGTAGATCGTCAGGAGATGCGAGATGGTATCAATCAAATGATTTCGATTGCCGAGGAAATGCGGAATCTGGCTCGTGGGCTGGTGACAGCCCAGATTGGGACGTCACAACGGGTTTCAAAAGTGGAAGACCGGCTTGATCGGCTGGAATCTGGGTCCTCATCCTAAAGGGCAGGCTTTAAATTGGCCTGGGGTTGAAAAGGAGAGACGAACATGACAGATGACGAACTGAATCGAAAAATGGAATTTATTGTTGAACAGCAGGCTCAGTTTACCGTGGATATTCAACTGCTCAAAGAAGCACAGGCGACTACCAATGCTTCGATAGCCCAACTGACCAAAGATGTGCTGATGCTGGCGGATGCTCAATCCCAAATGCGAGAAGTTCAATCGCAAATGCAGGAGCAGGCTGAAGCAGATCGTCAGGAGATGCGAGATGGTATCAATCAAATGATTTCGATTGCCGAGGAGATGCGGAATCTGGCTCGTGGGCTGGTGACAGCCCAGATTGGGACGTCACAACGGGTGTTAAAAGTGGAAGACCGGCTTGATCGGCTTGAGTCCGACCAACCCTGAATATTCAATCGAGGTGAATATGGCGTTTCGAGTTCGACAACTTCAAATTCTAGCCCTGGCCCTGGTTCATTTGATTCTTTTTGGCGTGACTGGCTGCGCTGATTCAGCCGCTTCTGATGCTCCCAGCCCAAAAAACAGTGTGGCGGTGCAGACCCAACCACCTGCTTCCATTCTCAATGAAATTGCTGGCTATACCGGGTGGCGAAAAGCCAATCCTGGTCCGTATCTTGTCCCCAATCGAA includes:
- a CDS encoding FAD-dependent oxidoreductase codes for the protein MSSKKRLVILGTGFAAVSLVKKINLRAYDVTIVSPRNHFLFTPLLPSTTVGTIEFRSIIEPIRKVRRGVKFLQGACTRVDDKNRIIHCKSVDDQVEFSVEYDQLVISVGAENNTFNIPGVREHALFLKELTDARNIRERIVSCLERASVPGISKKERDKYLHFVVVGGGPTGIEFAAELHDLLDDDLKKSYPELVNQVRITLFEAGKSVLNSFDVTLGDYTKKHFNRQGIELRLETPVAQVGTDFLKLKTGEVIPTGLIVWSTGYGPTPFIKSLPFEKDRSGRILTNEFLQITAEPTIYAMGDCATITGIQLPQTAQLAMQQGKYLAEALNKVARDKQPKPFKFVNLGMLAYIGESQALAEIPMAGVRGSGMTTFLFWRSAYLTRLVSLKNKVLVLFDWFKTFIFGRDLSKF
- a CDS encoding RraA family protein, which produces MENKIKQLAECSVPEISDVGGNQVQITTDLRPVWTGAKVCGPVFTIGGKGGDNLAMHQALYHCPPGSVIVGSVDGNTAFGHWGGLMAVAAKAKGIAGLVLDGAVRDVDEFETLGFPVIALGINPRKSNKDFRGKVNESIQLAGIEVNPGDVILADIHGVAVFASEILDGLLQTVATLKEREAGIIKRLEAGERFADILGLSL